In Stieleria varia, one genomic interval encodes:
- a CDS encoding IS110 family transposase has protein sequence MRTKRLYRRVPVKKISVEILKDAGLAKGGSGTCVGLDIGKKEIVAVVRWADGTFDAPWSIKNPVEIDELIVRLQTLKDVCDSLTIGLESTGTYSEAVRYAMTAAFLEVHRISGKASSDYKEIFDGVPSQHDGKDAAIIAELTCFGKGTHRPYVPPGEVEQEIRHQVQRLDAFDSQATQWCGRLVEHNPGDTALCCVDQTYRLMLSMEHENFLCA, from the coding sequence ATGCGAACCAAGAGACTCTACCGTCGAGTGCCCGTCAAGAAGATCTCCGTTGAGATTCTGAAGGATGCAGGACTCGCCAAAGGTGGTTCCGGCACTTGTGTTGGGCTGGATATCGGTAAAAAAGAAATCGTTGCCGTCGTCCGTTGGGCTGATGGAACATTCGATGCGCCCTGGAGCATTAAGAATCCGGTGGAGATTGACGAATTGATTGTGCGGTTGCAAACCCTCAAGGATGTCTGCGACAGCCTCACCATCGGACTGGAGTCTACCGGCACCTATAGCGAGGCGGTTCGCTATGCAATGACCGCGGCTTTTTTGGAGGTTCACCGGATCAGCGGCAAGGCATCCAGTGATTACAAAGAGATCTTTGACGGAGTCCCCAGTCAGCATGACGGCAAAGACGCTGCGATCATTGCCGAGTTGACTTGCTTTGGCAAAGGGACTCACAGGCCTTACGTGCCCCCAGGAGAAGTCGAGCAGGAGATCCGCCATCAAGTTCAGCGACTGGATGCTTTCGACTCACAAGCGACCCAGTGGTGCGGTCGCTTGGTAGAACACAATCCGGGGGACACAGCACTTTGCTGTGTCGATCAAACGTATCGCTTGATGTTGTCCATGGAACATGAGAACTTCCTCTGCGCGTGA
- a CDS encoding FAD-binding oxidoreductase, translating to MLLPVLITVVASIVGHRLFAEIVTRHEESCWRKKTREYYSAVARQSAVVRASQQSSSRITQTVQNKPADLESVQNSDRWKGWRRVGVKSIVDESPDCRSFVFAPLDGKQFPRFLGGQSILVQLSDPSGKPVSRCYSLSSGPDEPHYRITVKRVPGGKLSNLLHDTIRVGDEVEIQSPRGRFHYSADLSAPLNLIAAGIGITPMVSMLFQSLSERLDREVNLFYQLRDASNAPFLAPLRRLADSLPETCRFRLHVWYSRPSAEDVGYDFETGRITAEKLLEQLGHEDGEFLLCGPNEFMTELASGLVVHGVNESKVKFESFGGKLTGPGAIAVPASDITQSTTTGQSFQVQFSGSEKTATWVSETQTLLDIAEQLEIPVTSGCRAGDCGACIQKLNRGSVRYLCEPECEVEPGDCVLCIAHPTSDVEIDA from the coding sequence ATGTTGTTGCCCGTTCTCATCACCGTTGTCGCATCGATCGTCGGACACCGACTGTTCGCCGAGATCGTGACGCGTCACGAAGAATCGTGCTGGCGAAAGAAAACGCGTGAATACTATTCCGCCGTGGCCCGCCAATCCGCAGTAGTACGGGCCAGTCAACAGTCATCGAGCCGAATAACGCAAACGGTGCAGAACAAGCCCGCTGATCTGGAATCTGTCCAAAACTCAGATCGCTGGAAAGGATGGCGTCGGGTCGGCGTCAAGTCGATTGTTGACGAGTCACCCGATTGTCGTTCGTTTGTTTTCGCGCCGCTCGATGGCAAGCAGTTCCCGCGGTTTCTCGGCGGACAATCCATTCTCGTACAATTGTCCGATCCCTCCGGCAAACCGGTTTCGAGATGTTACAGCCTGTCCAGCGGTCCTGACGAACCGCACTATCGAATCACGGTCAAGCGTGTGCCGGGAGGTAAACTCAGCAACCTGCTGCACGACACCATCCGCGTGGGCGATGAAGTCGAAATTCAATCTCCCCGCGGCCGATTTCACTACTCAGCCGATCTATCTGCTCCGCTGAACCTGATCGCTGCCGGAATCGGCATCACGCCGATGGTGTCGATGCTGTTTCAGTCGCTCAGCGAGAGACTCGATCGCGAAGTCAACTTGTTCTACCAACTGCGTGATGCGAGCAACGCTCCCTTCCTGGCACCGTTGCGTCGACTCGCAGACTCACTGCCCGAGACATGCCGATTTCGATTGCACGTTTGGTACAGTCGACCATCGGCTGAGGATGTCGGGTACGATTTTGAAACGGGACGAATCACGGCTGAGAAATTACTGGAACAGTTGGGCCATGAGGATGGCGAGTTCCTGCTCTGCGGTCCCAATGAGTTCATGACCGAGCTGGCAAGCGGCTTGGTGGTCCATGGAGTGAACGAATCGAAGGTCAAGTTCGAATCCTTTGGCGGAAAACTCACCGGTCCCGGCGCGATCGCGGTGCCCGCGTCTGACATCACGCAATCGACGACGACTGGCCAGTCGTTTCAAGTCCAGTTCTCTGGCTCGGAGAAAACGGCAACCTGGGTCTCAGAGACGCAAACCTTGCTGGACATCGCCGAGCAACTGGAGATCCCCGTCACATCCGGATGCCGGGCCGGCGACTGTGGTGCATGCATACAGAAACTCAATCGCGGCAGCGTACGGTATCTCTGCGAGCCCGAGTGCGAAGTCGAACCGGGCGACTGCGTTCTCTGCATCGCCCATCCCACCAGCGACGTCGAAATCGACGCCTGA
- a CDS encoding VWA domain-containing protein, producing the protein MPFRLGFEHPGYLWLMLALPLIWWIGYSSLGVLGRFRKWLALSLRTVVWSIVVLALAGVQIVWVSDKMTVMYLLDQSISIPQAKRQVMLDFVVRNVKRHRNQQRGDRAGIIVFGRNASIEIPPFDDDIYLQRLEARLGEDETDATNLEGALNLAQASMPEDTARRIVIVTDGNENLGQAKKLAARVANAGIGIDVVPVLLDAKSEVLVEKVDLPADIRKGQPFEARVVLNNYSEDHDGTGRPTKGTLRLTQKAGRTVTGLLEQEVTLTPGKNIFPVRLEIDQPASYVYEAEFLPSTDEDDGLKQNNKGSAYTHVRGEARVLLIEDQRRVGDFDLMIEALRDADIEVVQQYTDELFGSLAELQAFDAVILAGVARSADQDDSAVTFTDAQIDMLVRNTQQLGAGILMIGGPDAFSGWTGTELEKAMPVDFKIKNAKVEAVGALACIMHASEMADGNHWQKVIARAAIEQLGPSDFAGVLHWGMSGDQWMWGGGLMEVGPNRKAMLSAVSRMTPGDMPQFDPAMKMAVKGLANTPASVKHCIIISDGDPSDPMPGTIAAFKQNNITISTVAVASHGLTESQRLRGIAQATGGKYYAVKSGKALPKIFQREARRVSKPLVFEPEGGVIPQVTPLQHALMDGVDRVLPNTRGFVLTQTKDGPLAQVLIRSPKPVEPENNTVLAVWTYGLGRTAVLTTDAGARWATSWNDWPDYDKFFSQLVRWTMRPTGDTGKYSIATSVKDGEVQVVVNALKEDDSFLDFLDMQANVSDMKASESGEETTFGQLDMRQTAPGRYVGTFQADAAGNYFVTVIPEPGAAPLTVGVSVPYSDEFRVRETNMALIESLAKTQPAGGEAGAVAPALETEPTEDLVDTNTFRGGLALARSIKDAWPWFLLTGCCIFLADVFVRRVAINFDWVGNAMRKLRGKTSEKDAAVTARLDALRKNKEALDDSLEKRRASVRFEPTASDNSTDDVQIGTSGTGDRSATKSDAATPDAPAKDAGGSYTERLLAAKRKARKD; encoded by the coding sequence TTTCACTGCGTACCGTCGTGTGGTCGATCGTCGTGCTCGCGTTGGCCGGCGTTCAGATCGTCTGGGTCAGCGACAAGATGACCGTGATGTACTTGCTGGACCAATCGATCAGCATCCCGCAAGCCAAACGGCAGGTGATGCTGGATTTCGTGGTTCGCAACGTCAAGCGTCACCGAAACCAGCAGCGTGGCGACCGCGCTGGCATCATCGTTTTTGGCCGAAACGCGTCGATCGAAATCCCGCCGTTTGACGACGACATCTATTTGCAACGCTTGGAAGCGCGTCTGGGTGAAGACGAGACCGATGCGACGAATTTGGAAGGTGCGTTGAATCTCGCCCAAGCCTCCATGCCGGAGGACACCGCGCGACGCATCGTGATCGTTACCGACGGCAACGAAAATCTTGGTCAGGCAAAGAAGCTCGCCGCACGCGTCGCCAACGCGGGGATCGGAATCGACGTGGTTCCGGTTTTGTTGGATGCGAAAAGCGAAGTCCTGGTAGAAAAGGTCGACTTGCCCGCCGACATTCGCAAAGGACAACCGTTCGAAGCCCGAGTGGTCCTCAACAATTACAGCGAAGACCACGACGGGACGGGCAGGCCAACAAAGGGGACGCTGCGTCTGACCCAAAAAGCTGGTCGCACCGTCACGGGGTTGTTGGAACAAGAAGTCACGCTGACGCCGGGCAAAAACATTTTTCCCGTCCGACTGGAGATCGATCAGCCGGCGTCGTATGTCTACGAAGCCGAGTTTCTGCCTTCCACGGACGAAGACGACGGGCTGAAACAAAACAACAAAGGCTCCGCCTACACACACGTGCGTGGCGAAGCCCGTGTGCTGCTGATCGAAGACCAGCGGCGTGTGGGCGATTTTGATCTGATGATCGAAGCCTTGCGGGACGCGGACATCGAAGTCGTTCAACAGTACACCGATGAGCTGTTCGGATCGCTGGCCGAACTGCAGGCCTTTGACGCTGTCATTCTGGCCGGAGTCGCACGATCGGCCGATCAAGACGACTCGGCAGTGACCTTCACCGATGCACAGATCGACATGTTGGTCCGCAACACCCAACAACTCGGCGCGGGCATCCTGATGATCGGCGGTCCGGACGCGTTCAGCGGATGGACGGGTACCGAACTCGAGAAAGCCATGCCGGTGGATTTCAAGATCAAGAACGCCAAGGTCGAAGCCGTCGGTGCTCTTGCCTGCATCATGCACGCCAGCGAAATGGCTGACGGAAACCATTGGCAAAAGGTCATCGCCCGCGCCGCGATCGAACAACTCGGCCCCTCAGATTTCGCTGGCGTGTTGCACTGGGGCATGAGCGGTGACCAGTGGATGTGGGGCGGCGGACTCATGGAAGTCGGCCCCAATCGAAAGGCCATGCTCTCCGCCGTCAGCCGCATGACTCCCGGTGACATGCCGCAGTTCGATCCCGCGATGAAGATGGCGGTCAAGGGACTGGCCAACACGCCCGCGTCCGTCAAGCACTGCATCATCATCAGCGACGGTGACCCCAGCGACCCCATGCCGGGAACGATCGCCGCCTTCAAACAAAACAACATCACCATCAGCACCGTCGCGGTTGCTTCGCACGGTCTGACCGAAAGCCAACGGTTGCGTGGAATCGCACAAGCAACCGGGGGCAAGTACTACGCGGTGAAATCGGGAAAAGCGTTGCCCAAGATCTTTCAACGCGAAGCACGGCGTGTCTCCAAGCCGCTCGTGTTCGAGCCCGAAGGCGGCGTGATCCCTCAAGTCACCCCGTTGCAGCACGCGTTGATGGACGGCGTCGACCGAGTGCTGCCCAACACGCGTGGCTTTGTGCTGACGCAAACCAAGGATGGACCGCTTGCTCAAGTGCTGATTCGATCACCCAAGCCTGTTGAACCTGAAAACAATACGGTCCTGGCGGTTTGGACTTATGGACTCGGCCGGACCGCCGTTCTGACCACCGATGCGGGAGCACGCTGGGCGACTTCATGGAATGATTGGCCCGACTACGATAAGTTCTTCAGTCAGCTCGTCCGCTGGACCATGCGTCCCACCGGCGACACGGGCAAGTACTCCATCGCAACCAGCGTCAAGGATGGCGAAGTTCAAGTGGTGGTCAACGCGCTCAAAGAAGACGACTCGTTCTTGGATTTCCTGGACATGCAGGCCAACGTGTCGGACATGAAAGCGAGCGAGAGCGGCGAAGAAACGACGTTCGGTCAACTGGACATGCGGCAAACCGCGCCAGGCCGCTACGTCGGAACCTTCCAAGCCGACGCGGCTGGCAACTACTTCGTCACCGTCATCCCTGAACCCGGCGCCGCACCGCTAACCGTTGGCGTTTCCGTCCCCTACAGCGACGAGTTCCGAGTTCGCGAAACCAACATGGCCTTGATCGAGTCGTTGGCCAAGACCCAGCCGGCGGGCGGCGAAGCGGGGGCCGTTGCACCGGCGCTGGAGACCGAGCCCACCGAAGACTTGGTAGACACGAATACCTTTCGCGGTGGACTCGCATTGGCTCGATCCATCAAAGACGCGTGGCCGTGGTTCTTGCTGACCGGCTGCTGCATCTTCCTGGCCGATGTCTTCGTGCGTCGCGTCGCCATCAATTTCGATTGGGTCGGCAACGCAATGAGAAAGCTGCGGGGTAAGACGAGTGAAAAAGATGCCGCGGTGACCGCACGACTCGATGCGTTGCGCAAGAACAAAGAGGCCTTGGATGATTCGTTGGAAAAACGACGCGCGAGTGTTCGATTCGAACCCACCGCGTCGGACAATTCCACGGACGATGTTCAAATCGGAACGAGCGGCACCGGTGATCGATCGGCGACGAAATCGGACGCGGCAACGCCCGACGCTCCGGCAAAAGACGCCGGCGGCAGCTACACCGAGCGACTGTTGGCCGCCAAACGCAAGGCACGTAAGGATTGA